The Agrococcus carbonis genome has a window encoding:
- a CDS encoding AAA family ATPase, with protein MTAETARPSLLVLAGLPGVGKSAVAESIAASMPCTIVSVDPLEAAMRRAGVPRDAPTGLAAYVVAEAVAEAQLRLGGAVVVDAVNDHPAARKQWYDLAARTGARLLFAEVRLDDRDLHRQRLESRVRDLDGFPEPTWAEVESRRPAFDEWRDERVRLDAALPVGQLSSRILTELSASAS; from the coding sequence ATGACGGCCGAGACCGCGCGTCCGTCGCTCCTCGTGCTCGCTGGCCTGCCGGGCGTCGGGAAGAGCGCGGTCGCGGAGTCCATCGCGGCGTCGATGCCGTGCACGATCGTCTCCGTGGACCCGCTCGAGGCCGCGATGCGGCGCGCCGGCGTGCCGCGCGACGCGCCCACGGGCCTCGCCGCCTACGTCGTCGCCGAGGCGGTGGCCGAGGCCCAGCTGCGCCTCGGCGGCGCCGTGGTGGTCGACGCGGTCAATGACCATCCGGCGGCGCGCAAGCAGTGGTACGACCTGGCCGCACGCACCGGCGCGCGGCTGCTCTTCGCCGAGGTGCGGCTCGACGATCGTGACCTCCATCGGCAACGGCTGGAGTCCCGAGTGCGCGACCTCGACGGCTTCCCGGAGCCGACCTGGGCCGAGGTCGAGTCGCGACGGCCCGCCTTCGACGAGTGGCGCGACGAGAGGGTCCGCCTCGATGCCGCACTGCCTGTCGGGCAGCTGTCGAGCAGGATCCTGACGGAGCTGTCGGCGAGCGCCTCCTAG
- the glmU gene encoding bifunctional UDP-N-acetylglucosamine diphosphorylase/glucosamine-1-phosphate N-acetyltransferase GlmU: protein MGGRVPQVAVIVLAAGAGTRMKSRTPKPLHHLAGKPLIAHVLSTAGELHPERIVTVVRHERDRMAEAVLEFAPHVLIADQDDVPGTGRAVEQGLEAIAGFEGHVVVLSGDVPLIDADTLRGLIERHEQEGNQLTLLSAHLDDPSGLGRIVRDDAGAFVRIVEQKDASDDERAIDEVNGGIYVFDAAALRAALATIDRDNAQGEMYLTDAAVRIQSTGGRIAAVAASDSWAIWGINDRVQLAAAAHELNDRIIRRWQRAGVTVVDPASTWIDVDVTLAEDVTLLPGTQLHGATAVAAGATIGPDTTLVDTEVGEDAVVKRTDATLSVIGARASVGPWAYLRPNSVIGEDGKVGTFVETKNTQLGAGSKVPHLSYIGDTTVGEGSNIGAGTITANYDGVEKHRTTVGSHVRTGSDNVFVAPVTIGDGAYTGAGTIVRKDVEPGALAITVAPQRNMAGWVEANRPGSKAADAAAAAQHDAPDA, encoded by the coding sequence ATGGGAGGCCGTGTGCCCCAGGTCGCCGTGATCGTGCTCGCCGCTGGAGCGGGCACCCGCATGAAGAGCCGCACCCCGAAGCCGCTGCACCACCTCGCGGGCAAGCCGCTCATCGCCCATGTGCTGAGCACCGCGGGCGAGCTGCACCCCGAGCGCATCGTCACCGTCGTGCGCCACGAGCGCGACCGCATGGCCGAGGCGGTGCTCGAGTTCGCTCCGCACGTGCTGATCGCCGACCAGGACGACGTGCCTGGCACCGGCCGCGCCGTCGAGCAGGGCCTCGAGGCGATCGCCGGCTTCGAGGGGCACGTCGTCGTGCTCTCGGGCGACGTGCCGCTCATCGACGCCGACACGCTGCGCGGGCTCATCGAGCGGCACGAGCAGGAGGGCAACCAGCTCACGCTGCTCTCGGCCCACCTCGACGACCCGAGCGGCCTCGGCCGCATCGTGCGCGACGACGCGGGCGCGTTCGTGCGCATCGTGGAGCAGAAGGACGCCTCCGACGACGAGCGCGCCATCGACGAGGTCAACGGCGGCATCTACGTCTTCGACGCGGCCGCGCTCCGCGCCGCGCTCGCGACCATCGACCGCGACAACGCGCAGGGCGAGATGTACCTGACGGATGCCGCGGTGCGGATCCAGTCGACCGGCGGCAGGATCGCGGCCGTCGCCGCGAGCGACAGCTGGGCCATCTGGGGCATCAACGACCGCGTGCAGCTCGCCGCCGCGGCGCACGAGCTCAACGACCGCATCATCCGGCGCTGGCAGCGCGCGGGCGTCACCGTCGTCGACCCGGCCTCGACCTGGATCGACGTCGACGTCACGCTCGCCGAGGACGTCACGCTGCTGCCGGGCACGCAGCTGCACGGCGCGACCGCGGTCGCCGCCGGCGCGACGATCGGCCCGGACACGACGCTCGTCGACACCGAGGTGGGGGAGGACGCGGTCGTGAAGCGCACCGACGCGACGCTCTCGGTCATCGGCGCCCGCGCATCCGTCGGCCCCTGGGCCTACCTGCGCCCGAACTCGGTCATCGGCGAGGACGGCAAGGTCGGCACGTTCGTCGAGACGAAGAACACGCAGCTCGGCGCGGGCAGCAAGGTGCCGCACCTGTCGTACATCGGCGACACGACGGTCGGCGAGGGCTCGAACATCGGCGCCGGCACCATCACCGCCAACTACGACGGGGTCGAGAAGCACCGCACGACGGTCGGCTCGCACGTGCGCACGGGCAGCGACAACGTCTTCGTCGCGCCCGTGACGATCGGCGACGGCGCCTACACTGGTGCGGGCACGATCGTCCGCAAGGACGTCGAGCCGGGGGCGCTGGCGATCACGGTCGCGCCGCAGCGCAACATGGCCGGCTGGGTCGAGGCGAACCGGCCCGGCTCGAAGGCAGCCGACGCGGCAGCGGCCGCGCAGCACGACGCACCTGACGCCTAG
- a CDS encoding ribose-phosphate diphosphokinase: protein MGSIVAKNRKHLVLATGRSHPQLAAAVAEEIGTELMDVDSRTFANGEIYARFQGSVRGSDAFILQSYCRPVNEWLMEQLIMVDALKRASAKRITVVMPYYPYSRQDKKGRGREPISARLVADLFKTAGADRIMSIDIHASQIQGFFDGPFDHLFAMPVLLEHFQHTLDTDTLTVVSPDMGRVRVADVWSDKLGVPLAIIHKRRDPLVPNQVSVHEIVGSVAGRTCLLVDDMIDTGRTIVKAAEALKKNGATNVVVAATHAIFSDPASEILNSDVIDKVVVTDTLPLRDDQRFEKLEVLSIAPLLARAITEVFEDGSVTSLFDGAA, encoded by the coding sequence GTGGGATCGATCGTCGCGAAGAACCGCAAGCACCTCGTGCTCGCGACCGGCAGGTCGCACCCGCAGCTCGCGGCTGCGGTGGCCGAGGAGATCGGCACCGAGCTCATGGACGTCGACAGCCGCACCTTCGCGAACGGCGAGATCTACGCCCGGTTCCAGGGCTCGGTGCGCGGCTCCGACGCGTTCATCCTGCAGTCGTACTGCCGGCCGGTGAACGAATGGCTCATGGAGCAGCTCATCATGGTCGATGCGCTCAAGCGCGCGAGCGCGAAGCGCATCACCGTGGTCATGCCGTACTACCCGTACTCCCGCCAGGACAAGAAGGGCCGCGGGCGAGAGCCGATCTCCGCGCGCCTCGTCGCCGACCTGTTCAAGACCGCGGGCGCCGACCGCATCATGTCGATCGACATCCACGCGTCGCAGATCCAGGGCTTCTTCGACGGGCCCTTCGACCACCTGTTCGCGATGCCCGTGCTGCTCGAGCACTTCCAGCACACGCTCGACACCGACACGCTCACGGTCGTCTCGCCCGACATGGGCCGCGTGCGCGTCGCCGACGTCTGGAGCGACAAGCTCGGCGTGCCGCTCGCGATCATCCACAAGCGCCGCGACCCGCTCGTGCCCAACCAGGTCTCGGTGCACGAGATCGTCGGCTCGGTCGCGGGCCGCACGTGCCTGCTCGTCGACGACATGATCGACACGGGCCGCACGATCGTGAAGGCGGCCGAGGCGCTCAAGAAGAACGGCGCGACGAACGTCGTCGTCGCGGCGACGCACGCGATCTTCTCCGACCCGGCGTCCGAGATCCTGAACTCCGACGTCATCGACAAGGTGGTCGTCACCGACACGCTGCCGCTGCGCGACGACCAGCGGTTCGAGAAGCTCGAGGTGCTCTCGATCGCGCCGCTGCTCGCGCGCGCGATCACCGAGGTCTTCGAGGACGGCTCGGTCACGAGCCTCTTCGACGGCGCAGCCTGA
- a CDS encoding sodium:solute symporter family protein encodes MPPAQELAQLGLGAVIVLLVVFYGGTLLITLGIGRRRENADGYMTAGNGLGFGISAASMTATWIWASSMYASATAGYTYGVSGPIHYGLWGALMILFIYPFGKRIRQVAPRAHTLAEVMYARHGRSSQLMLAGSNVLGSLISLTSNFIAGGAIISMLSPLDFGAGILVVAGGVLLYTLWSGFRASVLTDFAQVLCMLGAAVIVIPVIFFAAGGPGMFEAGVAAGNVTPQQQDFFSSDAFLNQGAPYIAAVLAYAIGNQTIAQRLFAVREDLIKPTFITATVGYGATVIGIGMLGVMALYLGIQPIDGDVNNLIPQMAATYLPWVLLALAFVMIIGALSSTADSDLAALSSIVMADMYGQSVGKERANPRTMLLVGRIAMIVATGAALYFATSQLNILDLLVFVGALWGCLVFPVIASFYWKKVTNLAFTAAVIAALATFLPVRFEWIPLDGVLALPIEILATIGIGVVLGIMAFGFFGLRVGIAVGAVAALAAAPFTLFFLRDYTVLTASLVAYAVSFLVCFLLSFRSRRDFDFDTIKDVTGDFDRRPGAAPAPASDATAPAAARRD; translated from the coding sequence ATGCCGCCCGCACAGGAACTCGCCCAGCTGGGCCTCGGAGCCGTGATCGTGCTCCTCGTCGTCTTCTACGGCGGCACGCTCCTCATCACCCTCGGCATCGGCCGCAGGCGCGAGAACGCCGACGGCTACATGACCGCCGGCAACGGTCTCGGCTTCGGCATCTCCGCGGCCTCCATGACGGCCACCTGGATCTGGGCGTCCTCGATGTACGCCTCCGCGACCGCCGGCTACACCTACGGCGTCTCCGGCCCCATCCACTACGGGCTCTGGGGCGCGCTGATGATCCTGTTCATCTACCCCTTCGGCAAGCGCATCCGCCAGGTGGCGCCCCGCGCCCACACGCTCGCCGAGGTCATGTACGCGCGGCACGGCCGCTCGTCGCAGCTCATGCTCGCGGGCTCGAACGTGCTCGGCTCGCTCATCTCGCTCACCTCCAACTTCATCGCCGGCGGCGCGATCATCTCGATGCTGTCGCCGCTCGACTTCGGCGCCGGCATCCTCGTCGTCGCCGGCGGCGTGCTGCTCTACACGCTCTGGTCGGGCTTCCGCGCGTCGGTGCTCACCGACTTCGCGCAGGTGCTGTGCATGCTCGGCGCGGCCGTCATCGTGATCCCCGTCATCTTCTTCGCAGCAGGCGGCCCCGGCATGTTCGAGGCGGGCGTCGCCGCGGGCAACGTGACGCCCCAGCAGCAGGACTTCTTCTCGTCGGATGCGTTCCTCAACCAGGGTGCGCCGTACATCGCCGCCGTGCTCGCCTACGCGATCGGCAACCAGACGATCGCGCAGCGGCTCTTCGCCGTGCGCGAGGACCTCATCAAGCCCACGTTCATCACCGCGACCGTCGGCTACGGCGCGACCGTCATCGGCATCGGGATGCTCGGGGTCATGGCGCTCTACCTCGGCATCCAGCCGATCGACGGCGACGTCAACAACCTCATCCCGCAGATGGCCGCGACCTACCTGCCGTGGGTGCTGCTCGCGCTCGCCTTCGTGATGATCATCGGCGCCCTGTCGTCCACGGCCGACTCCGATCTCGCGGCGCTCTCGTCGATCGTGATGGCCGACATGTACGGCCAGTCGGTGGGCAAGGAGCGCGCCAACCCGCGCACGATGCTGCTCGTGGGCCGCATCGCGATGATCGTCGCGACGGGCGCGGCGCTGTACTTCGCGACGAGCCAGCTCAACATCCTCGACCTGCTCGTGTTCGTCGGAGCGCTGTGGGGCTGCCTCGTGTTCCCGGTGATCGCGTCGTTCTACTGGAAGAAGGTGACGAACCTCGCGTTCACGGCGGCGGTCATCGCGGCGCTCGCGACGTTCCTGCCGGTGCGCTTCGAGTGGATCCCGCTCGACGGCGTGCTCGCGCTGCCGATCGAGATCCTCGCGACGATCGGCATCGGGGTCGTGCTGGGCATCATGGCGTTCGGCTTCTTCGGCCTCCGCGTCGGAATCGCCGTCGGCGCCGTCGCAGCGCTCGCCGCGGCACCCTTCACGCTGTTCTTCCTGCGCGACTACACCGTGCTCACCGCATCGCTCGTCGCCTATGCCGTGTCGTTCCTCGTGTGCTTCCTGCTGTCGTTCCGCTCCCGGCGCGACTTCGACTTCGACACGATCAAGGACGTCACGGGCGACTTCGACCGCCGTCCGGGCGCCGCCCCGGCACCCGCATCCGACGCGACCGCGCCCGCCGCAGCGCGGCGCGACTGA
- a CDS encoding MarR family winged helix-turn-helix transcriptional regulator, with product MAEQHVDDVDRIMAQWMRVRPDADVTPLAVLSRMTRISRQLGRVRAEAFQQAGLEPWQWDVLAALRREGGPLSPKDLIAQTMVTSGTMTNRIDNLVASGLVERVEGSSDRRVRLVALTDEGVDRVDVALDALLEAERRLLRDIPADDQARLAELLRVLADAML from the coding sequence ATGGCAGAGCAGCACGTCGACGACGTCGACCGCATCATGGCGCAGTGGATGCGCGTGCGGCCCGACGCCGACGTCACGCCGCTCGCGGTGCTCAGCCGCATGACCCGCATCTCGCGGCAGCTCGGCCGCGTCCGCGCGGAGGCGTTCCAGCAGGCGGGGCTCGAGCCGTGGCAGTGGGATGTGCTCGCGGCCCTGCGCCGCGAGGGTGGACCGCTGAGCCCCAAGGACCTCATCGCCCAGACGATGGTGACGAGCGGCACGATGACGAACCGCATCGACAACCTGGTCGCATCCGGCCTCGTCGAGCGCGTCGAGGGCTCGAGCGATCGCCGCGTGCGGCTCGTCGCGCTCACCGACGAGGGCGTGGACCGCGTCGACGTCGCGCTCGACGCGCTGCTGGAGGCCGAGCGGCGACTGCTGCGCGACATCCCCGCCGATGATCAGGCGCGCCTGGCGGAGCTGCTGCGCGTGCTCGCCGACGCGATGCTCTAG
- a CDS encoding methyltransferase domain-containing protein — MPTTEREPGARDGPSPRDLDCAYFDAWRCRSCTLLDTPYARQLADKQGGVADALPAMRWHAPFASAPGGFRNKAKMAVAGTLERPTIGILAADGTGIDLQACPLHERPIVEAMPVLEDFVRTARLTPYDVPSRRGELKHLIVTASPDGELALRLVLRSSEALPRVAKHLPALADALPLASASVNLLPEHKAVLEGEHETVLLGGTLTMRVNEVPLRLKPRSFFQTNTAVAAGLYRQATAWIDAADPSRVLDLYCGVGGFALHAARPGRAVAGVEVAADAIDAARETAAEIGAGASFAVGDAGSVDLEGAQAPELVVVNPPRRGIGALAARLDASAAERVLYSSCNPVSLARDLAAMPHLRPVQGRLFDMFPHTGHAEVLVELERR; from the coding sequence ATGCCGACGACCGAGCGCGAGCCCGGGGCCCGGGACGGGCCCTCACCCCGCGATCTCGACTGCGCCTACTTCGACGCCTGGCGCTGCCGCTCGTGCACCCTGCTCGACACGCCCTACGCGCGGCAGCTCGCCGACAAGCAGGGGGGCGTCGCGGATGCGCTGCCCGCGATGCGCTGGCACGCGCCGTTCGCGAGCGCCCCCGGCGGCTTCCGCAACAAGGCGAAGATGGCGGTCGCCGGCACCCTCGAGCGGCCCACCATCGGGATCCTCGCCGCCGACGGCACGGGCATCGACCTGCAGGCGTGCCCGCTGCACGAGCGGCCGATCGTCGAGGCGATGCCCGTGCTCGAGGACTTCGTGCGCACGGCGCGGCTGACGCCCTACGACGTGCCGAGCCGGCGCGGCGAGCTCAAGCACCTCATCGTCACCGCGTCGCCCGACGGCGAGCTCGCGCTGCGGCTCGTGCTGCGCTCGAGCGAGGCGCTGCCGCGCGTCGCGAAGCACCTGCCCGCCCTCGCCGACGCGCTGCCGCTCGCGAGCGCATCCGTCAACCTGCTGCCCGAGCACAAGGCGGTGCTCGAGGGGGAGCACGAGACGGTGCTGCTCGGCGGCACGCTCACGATGCGCGTGAACGAGGTGCCGCTGCGCCTCAAGCCGCGCAGCTTCTTCCAGACCAACACGGCCGTCGCCGCCGGGCTCTACCGCCAAGCGACGGCGTGGATCGACGCGGCGGACCCCTCGAGGGTGCTCGACCTCTACTGCGGCGTCGGCGGCTTCGCGCTGCACGCGGCGCGCCCGGGTCGGGCCGTCGCGGGCGTCGAGGTCGCGGCCGACGCGATCGACGCGGCGCGCGAGACCGCGGCCGAGATCGGCGCGGGAGCGTCCTTCGCGGTCGGCGACGCGGGCTCGGTCGACCTCGAGGGCGCGCAGGCGCCCGAGCTCGTCGTGGTCAACCCGCCGCGCCGCGGCATCGGGGCGCTCGCGGCACGGCTTGACGCATCCGCCGCGGAGCGCGTGCTCTACTCGAGCTGCAACCCGGTCTCGCTCGCCCGAGACCTCGCGGCGATGCCGCACCTGCGGCCCGTGCAGGGGCGGCTGTTCGACATGTTCCCGCACACCGGGCACGCGGAGGTGCTCGTCGAGCTCGAGCGCCGATGA
- a CDS encoding glycosyltransferase family 2 protein, with protein sequence MPSTAADVVAVAVAYRPDESAIGEVLERAAAQVGALVVLDNDSPETDGAHWSERVAMPAGVALERSATNVGLGAAYNRAAAIARERGARFVMLLDQDSLLEPGCVAALLRHADARAARGPLGAVGPTFVDGRSGERAPFVRFGFPLNHKVHAPAGGDVDADFLISSGSLIPLTALEVAGAFDEGLFIDSVDMEWCFRAKAAGLQLVGVADARMLHTIGDELVRLPGGGTMFVHSPLRLYMMTRNRVALWRRAGTPRVWTAQDVPRMLFKLGRMTAFAAPRIRNARAMLRGARDGWAGRQGPPPAQRR encoded by the coding sequence ATGCCATCGACCGCCGCCGACGTCGTCGCCGTCGCCGTCGCCTACCGGCCCGACGAGTCCGCGATCGGCGAGGTGCTCGAGCGCGCGGCCGCGCAGGTCGGCGCGCTCGTGGTGCTCGACAACGACAGCCCCGAGACCGACGGCGCGCACTGGAGCGAGCGGGTCGCGATGCCCGCCGGCGTCGCGCTCGAGCGCAGCGCCACCAACGTGGGCCTCGGCGCCGCCTACAACCGCGCCGCCGCGATCGCCCGCGAGCGCGGCGCCCGCTTCGTCATGCTGCTCGACCAGGACTCGCTGCTCGAGCCCGGCTGCGTCGCCGCGCTGCTGCGGCACGCCGACGCCCGCGCCGCCCGCGGCCCGCTCGGCGCCGTCGGCCCCACGTTCGTCGACGGTCGCAGCGGCGAGCGCGCCCCCTTCGTGCGCTTCGGCTTCCCCCTCAACCACAAGGTGCACGCGCCGGCCGGTGGCGACGTCGACGCCGACTTCCTCATCTCCTCCGGCTCGCTCATCCCGCTCACCGCGCTCGAGGTCGCCGGCGCGTTCGACGAGGGCCTCTTCATCGACAGCGTCGACATGGAGTGGTGCTTCCGCGCGAAGGCCGCCGGCCTGCAGCTCGTGGGCGTCGCCGACGCGCGCATGCTGCACACCATCGGCGACGAGCTCGTGCGGCTGCCCGGCGGCGGCACGATGTTCGTGCACTCGCCGCTGCGGCTCTACATGATGACCCGCAACCGCGTCGCCCTCTGGCGCCGCGCGGGCACCCCGCGCGTGTGGACGGCCCAGGACGTGCCGCGGATGCTCTTCAAGCTCGGGCGCATGACCGCGTTCGCCGCGCCCCGCATCCGCAACGCCCGGGCGATGCTGCGCGGCGCTCGCGACGGCTGGGCCGGCAGGCAGGGGCCGCCGCCCGCGCAGCGCCGCTAG